One Oceanispirochaeta sp. DNA window includes the following coding sequences:
- a CDS encoding leucine-rich repeat domain-containing protein — protein sequence MTSGSPLLAAESFRQVLSQGPYDKIKKLLEIVGRDSPQLINLLIRDSCLHSSGHVELPAFFGKVEDITAYSLYSFWTMVSLMEVKPLWFYHLESFHQDGAPRDEDFRFPPGLIHCPVLKSLTIRNAGLVELPIEILKIRRLKGLDVSSNKIKLIPPGIGSLRQLVYFNASGNDLKTLPPQLGGLRKLQILNLSGNRIESLGFSLDALAGLKRLNLSGNCLEALPLGLNALNQLERIQLAYNDLCADDEAVWEEGDFSQIPGHQWHFPF from the coding sequence ATGACTTCCGGCAGCCCTTTACTTGCCGCAGAATCTTTCCGTCAGGTTTTGTCTCAAGGACCCTATGATAAAATAAAAAAGCTCCTGGAGATAGTAGGACGGGACAGCCCTCAACTGATAAATCTACTGATCAGGGACTCCTGCCTCCATTCTTCAGGTCATGTCGAGTTACCTGCTTTCTTTGGAAAGGTTGAGGACATTACAGCCTACTCTCTCTATTCCTTCTGGACAATGGTCTCCCTCATGGAGGTTAAACCACTCTGGTTCTATCATCTGGAATCCTTCCATCAGGATGGTGCACCCAGGGATGAAGATTTCCGCTTCCCTCCGGGATTGATCCATTGCCCAGTTCTTAAATCATTGACAATCCGCAATGCCGGGCTGGTAGAACTCCCCATAGAAATCCTGAAAATAAGAAGATTAAAAGGTCTGGATGTCAGCTCTAATAAGATTAAGCTCATCCCTCCGGGGATAGGCAGTCTCAGGCAATTGGTGTATTTTAATGCATCCGGTAATGACTTGAAAACTCTGCCTCCTCAACTTGGCGGACTCCGGAAGTTACAGATTTTGAATCTGTCAGGGAACAGAATTGAATCCCTGGGTTTCTCCCTGGATGCTCTGGCCGGATTAAAGAGGCTGAACCTCAGTGGAAATTGTCTGGAAGCTCTGCCCCTGGGTTTGAATGCCCTGAATCAGCTTGAACGCATACAACTGGCTTATAATGATTTATGTGCCGATGACGAAGCCGTATGGGAAGAGGGTGATTTTTCTCAGATTCCAGGGCATCAATGGCACTTCCCTTTTTAG